A genomic window from Diospyros lotus cultivar Yz01 chromosome 2, ASM1463336v1, whole genome shotgun sequence includes:
- the LOC127795453 gene encoding lactoylglutathione lyase GLX1-like, with product MDSRSVDMDELMEWPKKDNRRFLRAEYRVADLDRAIKFYEECLGMKLLRKRDIEEENYSRAFLGFGPEESHFVAALTCNYGADKLEIGTGFGHFAIANTDVYKMVENIRAKGGTITREAGPIKGGKTVFAFVKDVDGYAFELIQRPIPQPLCQVNLNVCDLDRAVKFYEKALGMKLLYKFDRPQERFTVALMGYTNEFDTVLELKYDYGVTEYTKGNGYAQVAITTDDVYKSVEVVKAVAAELGGTITHYQPPEINMKVLSFQDPEGWKIILVDNEDFLKELKK from the exons ATGGACTCGCGTTCAGTGGATATGGATGAGTTGATGGAATGGCCAAAGAAGGACAATCGCCGCTTTTTACGTGCTGAGTATCGCGTGGCAGACCTTGATCGCGCCATTAA GTTTTACGAAGAATGTTTGGGGATGAAACTTCTGAGGAAGAGAGACATTGAAGAGGAGAATTACTCGAGAGCTTTCCTGGGATTTGGCCCCGAAGAATCACATTTTGTGGCAGCATTAACATGCA ATTATGGAGCGGATAAGCTTGAGATTGGGACTGGTTTTGGCCATTTTGCTATTGCAAACACAGAT GTTTACAAAATGGTTGAAAATATAAGAGCCAAGGGTGGCACCATCACCAGGGAGGCCGGTCCAATCAAGGGTGGAAAGACTGTCTTTGCCTTTGTGAAAGATGTCGACGGCTACGCTTTCGAGCTAATCCAAAGACCTATTCCTCAGCCACTCTGTCAAGTAAATCTCAACGTGTGCGATCTTGATCGCGCTGTCAAGTTCTACGAAAAA GCTTTGGGGATGAAATTATTGTACAAGTTTGATAGGCCACAAGAGAGG TTTACAGTGGCCTTGATGGGTTATACCAACGAATTCGACACAGTTTTAGAGCTGAAATATGACTATGGTGTCACGGAATATACCAAAGGAAATGGATACGCACAG GTTGCCATAACCACAGACGACGTATACAAAAGTGTTGAGGTTGTGAAGGCAGTTGCTGCAGAGCTTGGAGGAACAATCACTCATTATCAACCTCCTGAAATCAACATGAAGGTCCTCTCGTTTCAAGATCCAGAAGGATGGAAAATT ATTCTTGTTGACAATGAAGATTTTCTGAAGGAACTGAAGAAGTGA